The Mercurialis annua linkage group LG8, ddMerAnnu1.2, whole genome shotgun sequence genome window below encodes:
- the LOC126659777 gene encoding cytochrome P450 93A3-like gives MDTQDYTILFIIWLLSTLLVRAILSKIRTKSQLPPSPISLPIIGHLHLLRPIPHQALHKLSQRFGPLFHLSFGSIPCLVVSSPEMAKEFLKTHELSFCNRPSTVAVRCLTYGASGFSFAPYGPYWRFMKQICMTQLLGGQTLDRFLELRRQEIDIFLKLMLRKSYEVQEVNLGEELMTLSNNIISRMTMSKRCSTSENEAGDVRKLIEEVGVLTGKFNFQDYIWFCKNIDVQGFGKRIKKVQVKLDAMMESILEEHEEARMMKKNGGLMDDNDDAKKDLVDIMLDIMEDESSEMTLSRESVKAFILEMFTTGTGTSAGVIQWAMAELINNPNIFNKARQEIDSIVGTNRLIEESDIPNLPYLQAILKETLRLHPSGPLFTRESTQDCTINGGYIIPAKTRLLVNVWAIGRDPNYWENPLEFNPERFMTTTTTGSWIDFRGQHYHFLPFGSGRRSCPGISLALQVVETTVGCMVQCFDWKVNNNRVDMNEAAGISLLMANPMMCVPVARLEYQNIIC, from the exons ATGGACACTCAAGATTACACAATTCTCTTTATTATTTGGTTACTCTCAACCCTCCTGGTTCGAGCCATCTTATCAAAAATACGTACAAAATCTCAACTCCCACCGAGCCCTATATCACTTCCAATCATCGGACACCTTCACCTTCTCAGACCAATCCCTCACCAGGCACTTCACAAGCTATCACAGCGGTTCGGTCCCTTATTTCACTTGTCTTTCGGTTCTATTCCTTGTCTTGTCGTCTCTTCTCCCGAAATGGCGAAAGAATTCTTGAAAACTCATGAACTTTCATTCTGTAATCGCCCCTCGACGGTGGCGGTTCGTTGCTTGACTTACGGTGCTTCCGGCTTCAGTTTCGCTCCTTATGGACCATACTGGAGATTCATGAAGCAGATATGCATGACTCAGCTTCTCGGCGGCCAAACACTCGACAGATTTCTTGAACTTAGACGTCAAGAGATTGACATTTTCTTGAAACTCATGTTGAGAAAAAGCTACGAAGTTCAAGAGGTTAATCTTGGCGAAGAGTTGATGACACTTTCGAATAATATAATTTCGAGAATGACGATGAGCAAGAGGTGTTCGACGTCCGAAAATGAGGCCGGAGATGTGAGGAAGTTGATTGAAGAAGTTGGTGTGCTTACGGGGAAGTTTAACTTTCAAgattatatttggttttgtaagaATATAGATGTGCAAGGATTTGGCAAGAGAATTAAGAAAGTTCAAGTGAAATTGGATGCCATGATGGAAAGTATTTTGGAAGAGCATGAGGAGGCaaggatgatgaagaaaaaTGGTGGATTAATGGATGATAATGATGATGCTAAGAAAGATCTTGTTGATATAATGCTGGATATTATGGAAGATGAGAGCTCAGAAATGACATTATCCAGAGAAAGTGTCAAAGCTTTTATCCTG GAAATGTTTACAACTGGGACAGGCACATCTGCAGGAGTAATACAATGGGCAATGGCAGAGCtaataaacaatccaaacatattCAACAAAGCAAGACAAGAGATCGACTCCATTGTCGGAACGAACAGACTCATCGAAGAATCAGACATTCCGAATCTACCTTATCTCCAAGCAATACTTAAAGAAACCCTAAGACTACACCCATCCGGACCATTATTCACTAGAGAATCAACCCAAGATTGCACCATTAATGGAGGCTACATCATTCCAGCTAAAACCAGACTCCTTGTGAATGTATGGGCGATTGGAAGAGATCCCAACTATTGGGAAAATCCGTTAGAGTTTAATCCGGAAAGATTCATGACAACGACAACGACGGGTTCTTGGATAGATTTTCGAGGGCAACATTACCATTTTTTGCCATTCGGTAGCGGAAGAAGAAGCTGCCCCGGAATTTCTTTAGCATTGCAAGTTGTGGAAACTACAGTAGGGTGTATGGTTCAGTGCTTTGATTGGAAGGTTAATAATAATAGGGTTGACATGAATGAAGCTGCTGGGATTTCTCTCTTGATGGCTAATCCCATGATGTGTGTTCCTGTGGCACGTTTAGAATATCAGAATATCATTTGTTGA
- the LOC126659623 gene encoding uncharacterized protein LOC126659623 isoform X1 — MRVQEFWLIRSGKLKQMCFLLLQRWRTKNKCRQYQTKKIYLKTMTMTISTVNFVLDMRGRSASGTGWTRPPTLAVVEEEDDLAAPPEAAEAQEGVEPAPAPRRPRARRQPVEGEVLDATGRIRVIPNAQRNRLLDSSTVSRELREIFQSRWWAVGTAWRFLPEEAVSFYFEEFKKKFFWEDEFEERVIRSTFEKHAANRYSDRLSTYKTSREKDVSITDDVWQAWERVWDSDEAKKKSAQARANRMSEPAGAGTGPVRHTGGSMSALKHKAVLARELGREPTHAEVHKRMHTLKADPTRFVDERARIAAERFEQEMLAATQTAEGSTASTPVDPDQVYLAVEGVKKRRVYGLGSVGSEFVASQRGTSSRRPGSSSQTVSPAADERFRTDLIAQFADTIRDQVQIAVAAAMQQMQQRAQGDVLPTPPPPPPPPPPPATDDGVTDDDITDL; from the exons ATGAGGGTTCAAGAATTTTGGTTGATCCGGTCGGGGAAGTTGAAACAGATGTGTTTTTTGCTCCTCCAGAGGTGGAGGACGAAGAACAAGTGCCGTCAATATCAGACGAAGAAGATATACTTGAAGACGATGACGATGACGATTAGTACGGTAAATTTTGTATTAG ATATGCGAGGGAGGAGTGCTAGTGGGACAGGCTGGACTCGGCCCCCAACACTAGCTGTTGTTGAGGAGGAGGACGACCTGGCAGCTCCTCCAGAGGCGGCTGAGGCGCAGGAGGGTGTGGAGCCAGCTCCAGCACCTCGTAGACCTCGAGCTCGGCGCCAGCCTGTTGAGGGGGAAGTCTTGGATGCCACTGGCAGAATCCGAGTCATCCCCAATGCACAgag GAACAGGTTGCTCGACTCCAGCACGGTATCCAGAGAGTTGCGGGAAATCTTCCAGAGTCGGTGGTGGGCAGTAGGCACCGCTTGGAGGTTTTTGCCTGAGGAAGCTGTTTCTTTTTACTTCGAGGAGTTTaag AAAAAATTCTTCTGGGAGGACGAATTCGAGGAACGAGTCATCCGAAGCACTTTCGAGAAGCATGCTGCGAACCGGTATTCCGACAGGTTGTCCACCTACAAGACTTCTCGTGAGAAAGACGTGTCTATTACAGACGACGTGTGGCAGGCCTGGGAGAGAGTTTGGGACTCCGACGAGGCAAAGAAGAAATCGGCCCAGGCGCGGGCcaatcggatgagcgagccaGCCGGAGCTGGTACAGGACCGGTTCGACACACCGGAGGCTCGATGTCTGCTTTAAAGCATAAGGCTGTTTTG GCTAGGGAGCTTGGGCGTGAGCCGACACATGCTGAGGTGCACAAGCGGATGCACACTCTGAAGGCTGACCCGACGCGATTCGTGGACGAGCGCGCGAGGATTGCAGCT GAGCGGTTTGAGCAGGAGATGTTGGCCGCCACACAGACAGCCGAGGGGAGTACTGCATCTACCCCAGTGGACCCAGACCAGGTTTATCTCGCTGTTGAGGGGGTGAAGAAGCGGCGTGTCTACGGATTAGGCTCAGTTGGTTCTGAGTTCGTCGCCTCGCAGCGGGGTACTTCTAGTAGACGACCCGGCAGCTCCTCTCAGACCGTGTCGCCAGCCGCCGATGAGAGATTCCGTACTGATCTCATCGCTCAGTTTGCAGATACGATCCGCGATCAGGTCCAGATTGCAGTTGCAGCGGCGATGCAGCAGATGCAGCAGCGGGCCCAGGGAGATGTGCTACCCACCCCTCCACCACCGCCTCCACCACCGCCTCCACCGGCTACTGATGATGGTGTCACAGATGACGACATCACAGACTTGTAG
- the LOC126659623 gene encoding uncharacterized protein LOC126659623 isoform X3: protein MRGRSASGTGWTRPPTLAVVEEEDDLAAPPEAAEAQEGVEPAPAPRRPRARRQPVEGEVLDATGRIRVIPNAQRNRLLDSSTVSRELREIFQSRWWAVGTAWRFLPEEAVSFYFEEFKKKFFWEDEFEERVIRSTFEKHAANRYSDRLSTYKTSREKDVSITDDVWQAWERVWDSDEAKKKSAQARANRMSEPAGAGTGPVRHTGGSMSALKHKAVLARELGREPTHAEVHKRMHTLKADPTRFVDERARIAAERFEQEMLAATQTAEGSTASTPVDPDQVYLAVEGVKKRRVYGLGSVGSEFVASQRGTSSRRPGSSSQTVSPAADERFRTDLIAQFADTIRDQVQIAVAAAMQQMQQRAQGDVLPTPPPPPPPPPPPATDDGVTDDDITDL, encoded by the exons ATGCGAGGGAGGAGTGCTAGTGGGACAGGCTGGACTCGGCCCCCAACACTAGCTGTTGTTGAGGAGGAGGACGACCTGGCAGCTCCTCCAGAGGCGGCTGAGGCGCAGGAGGGTGTGGAGCCAGCTCCAGCACCTCGTAGACCTCGAGCTCGGCGCCAGCCTGTTGAGGGGGAAGTCTTGGATGCCACTGGCAGAATCCGAGTCATCCCCAATGCACAgag GAACAGGTTGCTCGACTCCAGCACGGTATCCAGAGAGTTGCGGGAAATCTTCCAGAGTCGGTGGTGGGCAGTAGGCACCGCTTGGAGGTTTTTGCCTGAGGAAGCTGTTTCTTTTTACTTCGAGGAGTTTaag AAAAAATTCTTCTGGGAGGACGAATTCGAGGAACGAGTCATCCGAAGCACTTTCGAGAAGCATGCTGCGAACCGGTATTCCGACAGGTTGTCCACCTACAAGACTTCTCGTGAGAAAGACGTGTCTATTACAGACGACGTGTGGCAGGCCTGGGAGAGAGTTTGGGACTCCGACGAGGCAAAGAAGAAATCGGCCCAGGCGCGGGCcaatcggatgagcgagccaGCCGGAGCTGGTACAGGACCGGTTCGACACACCGGAGGCTCGATGTCTGCTTTAAAGCATAAGGCTGTTTTG GCTAGGGAGCTTGGGCGTGAGCCGACACATGCTGAGGTGCACAAGCGGATGCACACTCTGAAGGCTGACCCGACGCGATTCGTGGACGAGCGCGCGAGGATTGCAGCT GAGCGGTTTGAGCAGGAGATGTTGGCCGCCACACAGACAGCCGAGGGGAGTACTGCATCTACCCCAGTGGACCCAGACCAGGTTTATCTCGCTGTTGAGGGGGTGAAGAAGCGGCGTGTCTACGGATTAGGCTCAGTTGGTTCTGAGTTCGTCGCCTCGCAGCGGGGTACTTCTAGTAGACGACCCGGCAGCTCCTCTCAGACCGTGTCGCCAGCCGCCGATGAGAGATTCCGTACTGATCTCATCGCTCAGTTTGCAGATACGATCCGCGATCAGGTCCAGATTGCAGTTGCAGCGGCGATGCAGCAGATGCAGCAGCGGGCCCAGGGAGATGTGCTACCCACCCCTCCACCACCGCCTCCACCACCGCCTCCACCGGCTACTGATGATGGTGTCACAGATGACGACATCACAGACTTGTAG
- the LOC126659623 gene encoding uncharacterized protein LOC126659623 isoform X2 produces the protein MRVQEFWLIRSGKLKQMCFLLLQRWRTKNKCRQYQTKKIYLKTMTMTINMRGRSASGTGWTRPPTLAVVEEEDDLAAPPEAAEAQEGVEPAPAPRRPRARRQPVEGEVLDATGRIRVIPNAQRNRLLDSSTVSRELREIFQSRWWAVGTAWRFLPEEAVSFYFEEFKKKFFWEDEFEERVIRSTFEKHAANRYSDRLSTYKTSREKDVSITDDVWQAWERVWDSDEAKKKSAQARANRMSEPAGAGTGPVRHTGGSMSALKHKAVLARELGREPTHAEVHKRMHTLKADPTRFVDERARIAAERFEQEMLAATQTAEGSTASTPVDPDQVYLAVEGVKKRRVYGLGSVGSEFVASQRGTSSRRPGSSSQTVSPAADERFRTDLIAQFADTIRDQVQIAVAAAMQQMQQRAQGDVLPTPPPPPPPPPPPATDDGVTDDDITDL, from the exons ATGAGGGTTCAAGAATTTTGGTTGATCCGGTCGGGGAAGTTGAAACAGATGTGTTTTTTGCTCCTCCAGAGGTGGAGGACGAAGAACAAGTGCCGTCAATATCAGACGAAGAAGATATACTTGAAGACGATGACGATGACGATTA ATATGCGAGGGAGGAGTGCTAGTGGGACAGGCTGGACTCGGCCCCCAACACTAGCTGTTGTTGAGGAGGAGGACGACCTGGCAGCTCCTCCAGAGGCGGCTGAGGCGCAGGAGGGTGTGGAGCCAGCTCCAGCACCTCGTAGACCTCGAGCTCGGCGCCAGCCTGTTGAGGGGGAAGTCTTGGATGCCACTGGCAGAATCCGAGTCATCCCCAATGCACAgag GAACAGGTTGCTCGACTCCAGCACGGTATCCAGAGAGTTGCGGGAAATCTTCCAGAGTCGGTGGTGGGCAGTAGGCACCGCTTGGAGGTTTTTGCCTGAGGAAGCTGTTTCTTTTTACTTCGAGGAGTTTaag AAAAAATTCTTCTGGGAGGACGAATTCGAGGAACGAGTCATCCGAAGCACTTTCGAGAAGCATGCTGCGAACCGGTATTCCGACAGGTTGTCCACCTACAAGACTTCTCGTGAGAAAGACGTGTCTATTACAGACGACGTGTGGCAGGCCTGGGAGAGAGTTTGGGACTCCGACGAGGCAAAGAAGAAATCGGCCCAGGCGCGGGCcaatcggatgagcgagccaGCCGGAGCTGGTACAGGACCGGTTCGACACACCGGAGGCTCGATGTCTGCTTTAAAGCATAAGGCTGTTTTG GCTAGGGAGCTTGGGCGTGAGCCGACACATGCTGAGGTGCACAAGCGGATGCACACTCTGAAGGCTGACCCGACGCGATTCGTGGACGAGCGCGCGAGGATTGCAGCT GAGCGGTTTGAGCAGGAGATGTTGGCCGCCACACAGACAGCCGAGGGGAGTACTGCATCTACCCCAGTGGACCCAGACCAGGTTTATCTCGCTGTTGAGGGGGTGAAGAAGCGGCGTGTCTACGGATTAGGCTCAGTTGGTTCTGAGTTCGTCGCCTCGCAGCGGGGTACTTCTAGTAGACGACCCGGCAGCTCCTCTCAGACCGTGTCGCCAGCCGCCGATGAGAGATTCCGTACTGATCTCATCGCTCAGTTTGCAGATACGATCCGCGATCAGGTCCAGATTGCAGTTGCAGCGGCGATGCAGCAGATGCAGCAGCGGGCCCAGGGAGATGTGCTACCCACCCCTCCACCACCGCCTCCACCACCGCCTCCACCGGCTACTGATGATGGTGTCACAGATGACGACATCACAGACTTGTAG